A single region of the Methanobacterium formicicum genome encodes:
- a CDS encoding ATP-binding cassette domain-containing protein: protein MSNYENENEYAIQIFGLTKSFGNRKAVDKINLVVKKGDIFSLLGPNGAGKTTIIKMLSGVLKPTVGTAKIMDYDITRDLSEVKGIIDISPQETAIAGHLTAWENLILMGGINGLKKEDTEKRAKKLIKLMGLTERANEQVQKFSGGMQRRLSIAMALISDPPVLFLDEPTLGLDPQARRVIWEQIEQLKGKKTIILTTHYLEEADALADRVAIISRGNIIAEGTPQELKKNIHGLQTMIIKGQNLSSPNIDGLKEVYPHITKIDGGIKIEAQELIFDEIVDYLRSRGVKINWLSMKEPSLDDVFLNLTGEEVN from the coding sequence ATGAGTAATTATGAAAACGAGAATGAATATGCAATACAAATCTTTGGTCTAACTAAGAGCTTTGGAAATCGCAAAGCTGTAGATAAAATCAATCTCGTAGTGAAAAAAGGAGATATTTTTTCTCTTCTTGGACCAAATGGCGCAGGTAAAACCACTATCATAAAAATGCTTTCTGGTGTTCTTAAACCGACAGTTGGAACAGCAAAAATTATGGATTATGATATAACGAGAGATCTGTCAGAAGTTAAAGGAATAATCGATATTTCACCCCAGGAAACTGCTATTGCAGGTCATTTAACTGCTTGGGAAAATCTTATATTAATGGGTGGGATAAATGGCTTGAAAAAGGAAGATACGGAAAAAAGGGCTAAAAAATTAATAAAATTAATGGGACTTACTGAAAGGGCGAATGAACAGGTGCAGAAATTTTCAGGGGGAATGCAACGTAGATTAAGCATAGCAATGGCTTTGATTTCTGATCCTCCAGTACTTTTTCTTGATGAACCCACTTTGGGTTTAGATCCTCAGGCTCGAAGGGTTATCTGGGAGCAGATCGAGCAGTTGAAGGGGAAAAAAACAATCATATTAACCACACATTATCTTGAAGAAGCAGATGCTCTTGCTGACAGGGTTGCAATAATTAGCCGAGGCAACATTATTGCAGAGGGAACGCCGCAAGAACTTAAAAAAAACATACATGGGCTACAGACCATGATAATTAAGGGACAAAACCTTTCCTCTCCAAATATTGATGGATTAAAAGAGGTATATCCTCATATTACAAAAATAGATGGTGGAATCAAGATAGAAGCACAGGAATTAATTTTTGATGAGATAGTTGATTATTTACGTTCTAGAGGAGTGAAAATTAACTGGCTTTCCATGAAAGAACCTTCTTTAGATGATGTTTTCCTTAATCTTACCGGAGAGGAGGTGAACTAA
- the dapA gene encoding 4-hydroxy-tetrahydrodipicolinate synthase has translation MKLEGTTVAMVTPFTSDDKVDEEGMRENMNYLLERGVNGLLAAGTTGESATITHQEQKKMMEILVDEVKGKAAAVAGAGSNSSKEALDLVKYAEDVGADYALVITPYYNKPQQHGLYEHYKMLSDSVNIPIIVYNVPSRTGTDIDVETIGRVAQLDNIVAIKEANPDLDKVSQTIQKIKQLDLEDDFLVLSGNDNLTLPMISQGCKGVISVVGNVDPARMSEMVKTAMEGDFNRAQELHYELYDLMKVLFVESNPVPTKEALNMMGRPSGHVRMPLAPLKEESQEKLRKVLLDLQLI, from the coding sequence ATGAAATTGGAAGGTACCACAGTTGCTATGGTAACCCCCTTCACCTCTGATGATAAGGTGGATGAAGAGGGGATGCGGGAGAACATGAATTATCTCCTAGAGCGAGGTGTTAATGGCCTGCTGGCTGCCGGAACCACCGGTGAGTCGGCCACCATAACCCACCAGGAACAGAAGAAGATGATGGAGATCCTGGTGGATGAGGTGAAGGGCAAGGCCGCTGCAGTGGCCGGCGCAGGTAGCAACTCTTCCAAGGAAGCACTGGACCTGGTTAAATATGCAGAAGACGTGGGTGCAGACTACGCCCTGGTAATAACCCCTTACTATAACAAACCCCAGCAGCATGGCTTGTATGAACACTACAAAATGTTATCAGATTCGGTGAACATCCCTATCATTGTCTACAACGTACCCTCCCGTACCGGGACGGACATCGATGTGGAAACCATTGGTCGGGTAGCCCAGCTGGATAACATTGTAGCCATTAAGGAAGCCAACCCTGACCTGGACAAGGTATCCCAGACCATTCAGAAAATCAAACAACTGGATCTGGAAGATGATTTCCTGGTTCTCTCAGGAAATGACAACCTCACTCTCCCCATGATATCCCAGGGATGCAAGGGGGTTATCAGTGTGGTGGGTAATGTTGACCCGGCACGCATGAGTGAAATGGTGAAAACCGCCATGGAAGGAGACTTCAACAGAGCTCAAGAACTCCATTACGAGTTATACGATCTGATGAAGGTTCTATTTGTGGAGTCCAATCCTGTACCAACCAAGGAAGCACTTAACATGATGGGCCGGCCATCGGGTCATGTGCGCATGCCCCTGGCACCACTCAAAGAGGAAAGCCAGGAGAAACTCAGGAAGGTACTCCTGGACCTGCAGTTGATCTAA
- a CDS encoding thiolase domain-containing protein: MRDVAIIGVSQTKFGELWDVSFRDLITEAGMKAVADAEIEGAELEAMYVGNMTAGLFIQQEHIASLIADHSGLTPIPCTRVEAACASGGLALRNGIMAVASGYHDVVISAGVEKMTDVVDPTPAIATASDQEWEAQQGVTFPSLYAMMARRHMHQYGTTREQLAMFSVNNHKNGALNPLAQFPFEISVDQVLNSSMVADPLRLLDCSPVTDGAAAVILCPAEDARKYTDTPIYVKASAQASGTIALHDRRDITTIDSTVHASRTAYDMAGMGPKDIDAVEVHDCFSINGVLAIEDLGFVEKGQGGQAVEDGLIAIDGDIPVNPSGGLKARGHPLGATGIAQAAEMVWQLRGEAGKRQVDGIEIGMTQNIGGTGGTAAVHIFGRE; this comes from the coding sequence TTGAGAGATGTTGCAATTATTGGAGTTTCACAGACCAAATTCGGAGAACTGTGGGACGTATCCTTCCGGGATCTGATTACTGAAGCAGGAATGAAGGCTGTTGCCGATGCAGAAATTGAGGGAGCAGAACTGGAAGCCATGTACGTGGGAAACATGACTGCCGGTCTATTCATACAGCAGGAGCACATAGCTTCCCTTATTGCTGACCATTCTGGTCTAACCCCCATACCCTGTACCCGGGTAGAAGCAGCCTGTGCATCCGGTGGTTTAGCCCTTAGAAACGGGATCATGGCTGTAGCCTCTGGCTACCATGATGTGGTTATCTCCGCCGGAGTGGAGAAGATGACCGATGTAGTGGATCCTACCCCGGCCATTGCCACTGCCTCTGACCAGGAATGGGAAGCTCAACAGGGAGTTACCTTCCCCTCACTCTACGCCATGATGGCCCGTCGCCACATGCACCAGTACGGAACCACCAGGGAACAGCTGGCCATGTTCAGTGTTAACAACCACAAAAACGGGGCATTAAACCCGTTGGCCCAGTTCCCATTTGAAATTAGTGTGGACCAGGTTTTAAACTCAAGTATGGTGGCCGACCCCCTACGCTTACTGGACTGTTCACCGGTAACCGATGGTGCAGCTGCAGTTATACTCTGCCCAGCTGAAGATGCCCGTAAGTACACTGACACCCCCATATATGTTAAGGCCTCGGCCCAGGCTTCAGGTACCATTGCCCTGCACGACCGCCGGGATATCACCACCATTGACTCCACAGTGCATGCCTCCCGGACCGCATATGATATGGCCGGGATGGGACCAAAAGACATAGATGCCGTGGAAGTACACGATTGCTTCAGCATCAATGGAGTTTTAGCCATTGAAGATCTGGGATTCGTGGAAAAAGGACAGGGTGGCCAGGCTGTAGAAGATGGTTTAATCGCCATTGACGGTGACATACCAGTGAACCCCTCTGGAGGTCTTAAAGCACGAGGACACCCATTAGGAGCCACTGGAATCGCCCAGGCAGCCGAAATGGTATGGCAATTACGTGGAGAAGCCGGTAAAAGACAGGTTGATGGTATAGAAATAGGTATGACTCAGAATATTGGTGGTACCGGTGGTACTGCTGCTGTGCATATCTTTGGCCGTGAATAA
- a CDS encoding aspartate kinase: MGIIVAKFGGTSIGDGKRIKKAARAVVKEYMQGKKVVVVVSAINKTTDDILEIVNRSIGEAITEKQMADIVSMGEITSVRVFSSTIESLGVKSEYIDPHMEIWPVITDSNYLNAKIDFAETEIKSREILKLLDQGVIPVLCGFLGKDREGNITTLGRGGSDITAFLLGHCLQAEEVIIVTDVGGVMSTDPNKLQTAKKLDKISVEEMRDLATHGAQVLHPHALRYKDPKINAKIIGFEHGDLSAPGTEIMGPSKDKMLRSTTLNNEPISVIAVVGEEMLTKVGILAELTKTLQDNNINIYGISTGQNSITLFIDRSEADKAHEILHEVVINSPDMSSLSLGREIAMISVNSQDFIDTPGIITKITAPLRKNKINIVEISSSQTSVVIFVDWNDGKRAYEMVRRVLE; the protein is encoded by the coding sequence ATGGGAATAATAGTGGCCAAATTTGGAGGAACATCCATCGGAGATGGAAAAAGGATCAAAAAAGCTGCCCGAGCAGTGGTTAAGGAGTACATGCAGGGTAAGAAGGTGGTGGTGGTTGTATCTGCCATTAACAAAACCACCGATGATATCCTGGAAATTGTTAACAGATCCATAGGGGAAGCCATTACTGAGAAGCAGATGGCTGACATTGTCTCCATGGGAGAAATAACCAGTGTAAGGGTGTTTTCATCCACTATAGAATCACTGGGTGTTAAGTCCGAGTACATTGATCCCCACATGGAAATTTGGCCAGTTATAACTGACAGCAACTACTTAAATGCTAAAATTGACTTTGCAGAGACTGAAATAAAATCCAGGGAGATTTTAAAACTCCTGGATCAGGGAGTAATCCCTGTTCTCTGTGGTTTCCTGGGAAAAGACCGGGAAGGTAACATCACCACCCTGGGAAGGGGTGGAAGTGATATAACTGCTTTTCTCCTAGGCCATTGCCTCCAGGCAGAAGAGGTGATCATTGTCACCGATGTGGGCGGAGTGATGTCCACCGATCCCAACAAACTACAGACTGCCAAGAAACTGGACAAGATCAGTGTGGAAGAGATGAGGGATCTGGCCACCCACGGAGCCCAGGTACTACACCCCCATGCCCTGCGCTACAAGGATCCCAAAATCAACGCCAAAATCATTGGATTTGAACACGGTGACCTTTCAGCACCGGGTACCGAGATCATGGGTCCTTCCAAGGATAAGATGCTAAGGTCAACCACCCTTAACAACGAACCCATATCGGTAATTGCCGTGGTTGGTGAAGAGATGTTGACCAAGGTGGGAATCCTGGCCGAACTTACTAAAACCCTTCAGGATAACAATATCAATATTTACGGAATATCCACCGGTCAAAACTCAATAACCCTCTTCATTGACCGATCAGAGGCTGATAAAGCCCATGAAATCCTTCATGAAGTGGTGATTAATAGTCCTGATATGAGTTCCCTGTCACTGGGTCGTGAGATCGCCATGATCAGCGTCAACAGTCAGGATTTCATTGATACGCCGGGTATTATTACTAAGATCACTGCGCCTTTGCGTAAAAATAAAATAAATATAGTGGAAATTTCTTCCAGTCAGACGTCAGTGGTCATATTCGTGGACTGGAATGATGGTAAGAGAGCTTATGAAATGGTAAGGAGAGTCTTGGAATGA
- the asd gene encoding aspartate-semialdehyde dehydrogenase, translating into MVNVGILGATGMVGQRFIQLLEDHPKFEITALTASQRSAGKKYQDAVTWHMDTPIPESVQDMVVVDTDPSQVKDVEIVFSALPADNAAVVEPKFAAAGMKVASNASAMRMEPDVPLVIPEVNPEHLDLIETQQKNRGWDGFIVTNPNCSTIALVMTLKPLYDQYDINRVYVSTMQAVSGAGYNGVPSMAMIDNLVPFIGGEEEKMESETLHLLGDFDGETVEPATFGVSTSCHRVPVVDGHTEAVFMEMDEEFHLEDVKNSLQTFQALPQKLNLYSAPEHPVIVREEENRPQPRMDRMMGKGMAVTVGRLRQDPVFPRSLKYVLLGHNTVRGAAGASILNAELINEIM; encoded by the coding sequence ATGGTAAATGTAGGTATTTTAGGAGCAACCGGAATGGTAGGGCAGCGATTTATACAACTTCTCGAGGATCATCCCAAATTCGAGATCACCGCCCTCACTGCCTCCCAGCGTTCTGCAGGTAAAAAGTATCAGGACGCAGTAACCTGGCACATGGATACTCCCATCCCGGAATCAGTCCAGGACATGGTAGTAGTGGACACTGACCCCAGCCAGGTTAAGGATGTGGAAATCGTCTTTTCAGCACTACCTGCAGATAATGCTGCAGTTGTTGAACCCAAATTTGCTGCAGCCGGTATGAAAGTTGCCTCCAATGCCAGTGCCATGCGTATGGAACCGGATGTCCCCCTGGTAATACCCGAGGTGAACCCGGAACACCTGGACTTAATTGAAACCCAGCAGAAAAACAGGGGATGGGATGGATTCATTGTTACCAACCCCAATTGTTCCACCATAGCCCTGGTAATGACCCTGAAACCCCTATATGACCAGTACGATATAAACCGGGTGTATGTGTCCACCATGCAGGCAGTTTCCGGAGCAGGTTACAATGGTGTGCCCTCCATGGCCATGATCGACAACCTGGTACCCTTCATTGGAGGAGAAGAGGAAAAAATGGAATCAGAAACTCTGCACCTTCTGGGTGACTTCGATGGTGAAACTGTGGAACCAGCCACCTTTGGGGTTAGCACCTCCTGTCACCGTGTTCCTGTGGTGGATGGCCACACCGAGGCGGTTTTCATGGAAATGGATGAAGAATTCCACCTGGAAGATGTTAAAAATTCACTCCAGACTTTCCAGGCACTGCCCCAAAAATTAAACCTGTACTCCGCACCGGAACACCCCGTCATTGTCCGGGAAGAGGAGAACAGACCCCAACCACGTATGGACCGCATGATGGGAAAAGGAATGGCGGTTACTGTGGGAAGACTCCGCCAGGATCCCGTGTTCCCCCGTAGCCTAAAATACGTCCTTCTGGGTCATAATACAGTTAGGGGTGCTGCAGGAGCATCTATACTTAATGCAGAATTAATTAATGAGATAATGTAG
- a CDS encoding rhodanese-like domain-containing protein, with translation MFGRKPSSKSEFDRDPQSAYEMIQENVNNPNFILLDVRTPQEFSQSHINGAKLLDFQAPDFKTKVQELDKNKTYLVYCRSGMRSSGCADTMKSLGFNKVYNLVGGIMAWEREGLPVE, from the coding sequence ATGTTCGGACGAAAACCATCTTCTAAATCTGAATTCGACCGGGATCCACAATCAGCATACGAAATGATCCAGGAAAATGTGAACAACCCTAATTTTATACTGCTGGATGTTAGAACCCCCCAAGAGTTTTCCCAGTCACATATTAATGGTGCTAAACTCTTGGATTTCCAGGCCCCTGATTTTAAAACCAAAGTACAGGAACTGGATAAGAATAAAACCTACCTGGTTTACTGCCGTTCGGGAATGCGCAGTTCAGGCTGTGCCGATACCATGAAATCCCTGGGTTTTAACAAGGTTTACAACTTAGTGGGGGGCATAATGGCCTGGGAAAGAGAGGGATTACCAGTAGAGTAG
- the dapB gene encoding 4-hydroxy-tetrahydrodipicolinate reductase yields MINVAVTGAGGRMGSMIINTILQQDDMQVVAAIEAPNTPLEGRDVGEVMGIGPINVPIVGAEKLNETLKDKKPDVLVDFTIAVAAVGTIRTTAECGVNLVVGTTGFTEEQMESNRNAIKNNKVGAVISPNMAVGVNVFFKIVGELAGILTDYDVEIIEAHHKHKKDAPSGTAVKAAEVIADALNRKLDEVGVYGREGMVGERTPEEIGIHAVRGGDIVGDHTVLFAGDGERLEITHRAGTRQAFVNGVIKAIRYVVNAEKGKISNMNDVLGL; encoded by the coding sequence ATGATAAACGTGGCAGTAACCGGAGCCGGTGGAAGAATGGGGTCCATGATCATCAACACCATCCTCCAGCAGGATGATATGCAGGTGGTGGCCGCTATAGAAGCCCCTAACACACCACTGGAAGGCCGGGATGTAGGGGAAGTCATGGGAATCGGACCCATCAACGTACCGATTGTGGGTGCCGAGAAATTAAACGAGACATTGAAAGATAAAAAACCAGACGTTCTGGTTGATTTCACTATTGCCGTAGCTGCAGTTGGAACCATAAGAACCACCGCGGAATGTGGTGTTAATCTGGTGGTAGGGACCACAGGATTCACTGAAGAACAGATGGAATCTAATCGGAATGCTATAAAAAATAATAAGGTTGGTGCAGTGATTTCTCCCAACATGGCAGTGGGAGTTAATGTCTTCTTTAAAATAGTGGGAGAACTGGCCGGTATTCTCACAGATTATGATGTGGAGATCATCGAGGCCCACCACAAACACAAAAAAGACGCACCCTCGGGAACGGCAGTGAAGGCTGCGGAAGTCATCGCTGATGCTTTAAACCGTAAATTAGATGAAGTGGGAGTATATGGTAGAGAGGGAATGGTCGGTGAAAGAACACCGGAAGAAATAGGAATCCACGCAGTCCGGGGAGGAGACATTGTAGGAGATCACACTGTTCTCTTCGCCGGGGATGGGGAACGCCTGGAGATCACCCACCGTGCTGGCACCAGGCAGGCCTTTGTCAATGGTGTAATCAAGGCCATCCGCTACGTGGTCAATGCAGAAAAGGGCAAAATAAGTAACATGAATGATGTACTGGGACTTTAA
- a CDS encoding hydroxymethylglutaryl-CoA synthase — protein MAGIVGYGVYIPSYRIKVEEIAKVWGDNAQAVSRGLVVNEKSVPASDEDTATISVEAARNALKRANIDPQKIGAVYVGSESHPYAVKPTATIVAEAVEASPDLTAADLEFACKAGTAGMQVCMGLVDAGNVEYGLAIGADTAQGAPSDALEYTASAGGAAYLIGSQDTVADFEGTYSFTTDTPDFYRREGKPYPRHGGRFTGEPAYFKHVLSGAKGMMEKMGTEASDYDHAVFHQPNGKFYIRAAKKLGFTEEQYKTGLLTPMIGNTYSGATPLGLAAILDIAQPGERIFAVSYGSGAGSDAFSITVNDKIEEKRDLAPKVQDMIQNKEYVDYAVYAKFKGKLRMAGLTPR, from the coding sequence CCAGGGGACTGGTGGTTAACGAAAAATCAGTACCCGCATCAGACGAGGACACCGCCACCATATCAGTGGAGGCCGCCCGTAATGCACTTAAAAGAGCAAACATTGACCCTCAAAAAATTGGAGCAGTTTACGTTGGCTCAGAATCACACCCCTATGCAGTTAAACCCACAGCAACCATAGTGGCAGAAGCTGTGGAGGCCAGCCCGGATCTTACAGCGGCTGACCTGGAATTCGCATGTAAAGCTGGTACTGCAGGTATGCAGGTCTGTATGGGACTGGTAGATGCCGGTAACGTGGAATATGGTCTGGCTATTGGTGCTGACACTGCTCAGGGTGCTCCCAGCGATGCACTGGAGTACACTGCCTCTGCGGGAGGTGCAGCTTACTTGATTGGATCCCAGGATACTGTAGCGGACTTTGAAGGTACCTACAGTTTCACCACCGACACCCCTGACTTTTACCGTAGGGAAGGAAAACCTTACCCCCGCCACGGAGGACGTTTCACTGGTGAACCAGCATACTTCAAACATGTACTCTCCGGAGCTAAAGGTATGATGGAAAAGATGGGCACTGAAGCCTCGGACTATGATCATGCTGTTTTCCACCAGCCCAATGGTAAATTCTACATAAGGGCCGCCAAGAAACTGGGCTTCACTGAAGAACAGTATAAAACCGGACTCTTAACCCCCATGATTGGTAACACCTACTCCGGTGCAACACCCCTGGGACTGGCGGCTATCCTGGACATTGCCCAGCCTGGAGAACGTATCTTCGCTGTTTCCTATGGTTCCGGTGCGGGTAGTGATGCTTTCAGTATCACGGTTAACGATAAAATTGAGGAAAAACGTGACCTGGCCCCTAAGGTCCAGGACATGATCCAGAACAAGGAATATGTGGACTACGCTGTATACGCCAAGTTCAAAGGAAAACTGAGGATGGCAGGATTAACTCCACGTTAA
- a CDS encoding 30S ribosomal protein S17e, giving the protein MGNIRTSFVKRTAKELIETYPGKFTTDFDENKKLVQEFSTVSTKHLRNKIAGYVTRLVKNNYF; this is encoded by the coding sequence ATGGGAAACATTAGAACATCATTCGTTAAAAGAACAGCAAAAGAGCTAATTGAAACTTATCCCGGTAAATTCACCACAGATTTCGATGAAAATAAGAAATTAGTGCAAGAATTCTCCACAGTAAGTACCAAACACTTGCGGAATAAAATCGCAGGTTACGTAACCCGATTGGTTAAAAATAACTACTTCTAA
- a CDS encoding TetR/AcrR family transcriptional regulator produces the protein MRVTKDPEIRRKELMDVAEELFLENGYEETAVSDIVKKAGVAQGTFYYYFKSKETILDAITDKYLDIIIEKTESIADQENLNSIEKLMATFEFTSSFTGDRKGIMDYIEEGRCAHLQIKFNERMSSATIEHTARIIQQGIEEGVFDTKYIEEAARAYLGVTALILQGVSDLDPKSPEFMRRLMALFYFMERILGAENGIIASAFMAMTTNK, from the coding sequence ATGAGAGTGACAAAGGATCCTGAAATAAGGCGCAAAGAGTTAATGGATGTAGCAGAGGAATTATTCCTTGAAAATGGGTACGAAGAGACTGCAGTATCCGATATAGTTAAAAAAGCAGGCGTAGCACAAGGTACGTTCTATTATTATTTCAAATCCAAAGAAACAATACTGGATGCAATCACTGATAAATACCTTGATATTATTATTGAAAAAACGGAAAGTATTGCCGATCAGGAGAACTTAAATAGTATAGAGAAATTAATGGCAACATTTGAATTTACTTCATCATTTACAGGAGATCGTAAGGGAATAATGGACTATATTGAGGAAGGAAGGTGCGCTCACTTACAAATCAAGTTCAATGAAAGGATGTCTTCTGCAACTATTGAACATACTGCACGTATAATTCAACAGGGTATTGAAGAAGGTGTTTTTGATACTAAATACATTGAAGAAGCTGCTCGAGCGTATCTAGGAGTAACAGCTTTAATTCTCCAGGGAGTAAGTGATCTTGATCCTAAATCACCTGAATTTATGAGAAGATTAATGGCACTGTTCTATTTTATGGAGCGAATTTTGGGTGCAGAAAACGGCATTATCGCCAGTGCTTTCATGGCAATGACGACCAATAAATGA
- the thsA gene encoding thermosome subunit alpha, with translation MPEGSSRVLGRDAQRMNILAGKVLAETVRTTLGPKGMDKMLVDGLGDIVVTNDGVTILKEMDIEHPAAKMLVEVAKTQEDEVGDGTTTAVIIAGELLKKAEGLLDQDIHPTIVAMGYRQAAEKAQEILNVIAIDAEDRETLLKVAMTAMTGKGTEKAREPLAELVVGAVKQVEDNGEIDQDHIKIEKKDGATIDDSQLVNGVIIDKEPVHPGMPKKIEDAKIALLNSAIEVKETEVDAEIRITDPAQMQAFIEQEEQMIRDMVNKIADAGANVLFCQKGIDDLAQHYLAKAGIMAVRRVKKSDMEKLARATGATVVTNIEDLDFEDLGLAGSVAEKKISGEAMLFVEDCKDPKSVTLLIRGSTEHVVDEIQRAMEDAIGVVAATVEDGKVVAGGGAAEIAIAKGLKEYADTISGREQLAVSAFAEALEVVPKTLAENAGLDSIDALVDLRAAHEKSLYMGLNVFKGEVTDMYRAGVIEPHRVKKQAIQSAAEAAEMILRIDDVIASTGAGKEPDMGDMGGMGGMPGGMPPMM, from the coding sequence ATGCCTGAGGGCTCTTCTAGAGTTTTAGGACGAGATGCTCAGAGAATGAACATATTAGCAGGAAAAGTATTGGCCGAAACCGTAAGGACCACTTTAGGTCCTAAAGGTATGGACAAGATGCTCGTAGATGGATTAGGTGACATCGTAGTGACCAACGATGGAGTAACTATCCTCAAAGAAATGGACATCGAACACCCTGCCGCTAAAATGCTGGTAGAAGTAGCCAAAACCCAGGAAGACGAAGTGGGAGACGGAACCACCACCGCAGTAATAATTGCCGGAGAACTCCTCAAAAAGGCAGAAGGTCTCCTGGACCAGGACATCCACCCCACCATCGTGGCCATGGGATACCGCCAAGCAGCTGAAAAAGCACAGGAAATCCTGAACGTAATAGCCATCGATGCAGAAGACAGGGAAACCCTCCTGAAAGTGGCCATGACTGCCATGACTGGAAAGGGAACTGAAAAAGCCCGAGAACCACTAGCAGAACTGGTGGTCGGAGCAGTCAAACAGGTGGAAGACAACGGCGAAATCGACCAGGACCACATCAAAATCGAGAAAAAAGACGGAGCAACCATAGATGACTCCCAGCTCGTAAACGGGGTCATAATCGACAAAGAACCCGTACACCCTGGCATGCCTAAAAAAATAGAAGATGCCAAGATCGCTCTATTAAACAGTGCCATTGAAGTTAAAGAAACCGAAGTGGACGCTGAAATCAGAATCACCGACCCTGCCCAGATGCAGGCCTTCATTGAACAGGAAGAACAGATGATCCGGGATATGGTAAACAAAATCGCCGATGCCGGAGCCAACGTACTCTTCTGTCAGAAAGGAATCGACGACCTGGCACAGCACTACCTGGCCAAAGCAGGAATCATGGCTGTACGCCGAGTCAAAAAATCAGACATGGAAAAACTGGCCCGAGCAACCGGTGCCACCGTGGTCACCAACATCGAAGACCTGGACTTCGAAGACCTGGGACTGGCCGGCTCTGTAGCAGAAAAGAAAATCTCCGGCGAAGCCATGCTCTTCGTGGAAGACTGTAAAGACCCAAAATCAGTCACCCTACTCATCCGCGGTTCAACTGAACACGTGGTCGACGAAATCCAGAGGGCAATGGAAGATGCCATCGGTGTCGTCGCTGCCACCGTGGAAGACGGAAAAGTAGTAGCTGGTGGAGGCGCTGCAGAAATTGCCATAGCCAAAGGATTAAAAGAATACGCTGACACCATCAGTGGCCGTGAACAGCTAGCAGTATCTGCATTCGCTGAAGCACTGGAAGTTGTACCTAAAACCCTGGCTGAAAACGCCGGACTGGACAGCATCGACGCTCTGGTGGACCTACGCGCAGCCCACGAAAAATCACTGTACATGGGACTGAACGTATTCAAGGGTGAAGTAACCGACATGTACCGTGCCGGAGTCATTGAACCTCACCGAGTCAAAAAACAGGCCATCCAATCCGCAGCAGAAGCTGCAGAAATGATCCTCAGGATCGACGACGTCATTGCATCCACTGGTGCAGGTAAAGAACCTGACATGGGTGACATGGGCGGAATGGGCGGAATGCCTGGTGGAATGCCACCAATGATGTAA
- a CDS encoding ABC transporter permease, with protein sequence MRFLSLASRNLKEIYRDPLAIAWGMVFPAVLMPAIISIGKNAPLEIFTANALTPAVAVFSFGFLTLFSAIILAKDRESAFLTRLLTTPLTATDFILAYILPFLPIAILQIIICFVVGSFYGVTINSTILLTLIILFTMAVGCISLGMILGSLFTEKQAPGVSSIVIVIISLLGGCWMDLKAIGGVFETIGYSLPFAHAIDAARAVLNGSSVSGIVTDFYWVLGYTLVFFVVGIFCFRWRTKG encoded by the coding sequence ATGCGATTTTTAAGTCTTGCTAGTCGAAATCTTAAAGAAATATACCGTGATCCACTCGCCATTGCATGGGGTATGGTTTTTCCTGCTGTTTTAATGCCTGCTATTATTTCCATAGGTAAAAATGCCCCTCTGGAAATTTTTACAGCCAATGCATTAACACCTGCAGTGGCGGTATTTAGTTTTGGTTTTTTAACTTTGTTTTCAGCTATAATTTTAGCAAAAGATCGTGAAAGTGCATTTTTAACCAGACTTTTGACCACACCACTTACAGCAACAGATTTCATATTAGCATACATTCTGCCATTTTTGCCAATAGCAATACTCCAGATTATAATCTGTTTTGTAGTGGGGAGTTTTTATGGAGTTACAATTAATTCAACCATTTTATTAACTCTGATAATTCTTTTCACCATGGCAGTTGGATGTATTAGTTTGGGAATGATATTGGGATCTCTTTTCACGGAAAAACAGGCTCCAGGGGTGAGTTCAATAGTCATAGTTATAATATCCCTATTAGGTGGATGTTGGATGGATTTAAAGGCAATTGGTGGTGTATTTGAAACAATTGGATATTCACTTCCTTTTGCACATGCCATTGATGCTGCAAGGGCTGTTCTGAATGGATCTAGCGTGAGTGGTATTGTTACAGATTTTTATTGGGTTCTTGGTTATACTCTGGTATTTTTCGTTGTTGGTATTTTTTGTTTTAGATGGAGAACAAAGGGATAA